Proteins encoded by one window of Aphis gossypii isolate Hap1 chromosome X, ASM2018417v2, whole genome shotgun sequence:
- the LOC114121953 gene encoding uncharacterized protein LOC114121953 has protein sequence MDTHAIFNENDEVIECRRCSITLLVAGITFGKGTLYVADSKLYWKNRNQVISMNYNAMRDFDVYNHPAIHKKPCMAIYLDLKYNTPDVDKVNQNEEEREEKKFLPIFLVPDRRRCLNEIYEIIIKVQSLKFRDIVDNEDEVKGSDRESNLTKSESDEHEDSDKSSLNTISSTCTLKDQAAGSIDVFNRYHELDAKNGEKKNQDEQVLINERKRKFEDFPEQEENPTKIHKLWNLMKYPFKKITSLNTSINENEPNISQDEVIAETIARKKNFLEPDTVCENKSDIVKAEEINSQNNSETDGENEDTSTNETSQQFCKIM, from the exons atggatacACAtgctatttttaatgaaaatgatgaAGTAATTGAGTGCCGCAGATGTAGTATTACACTATTAGTTGCGGGTATCACATTTGGAAAAGGCACTCTATATGTTGCTGACAGTAAACTTTACTGGAAGAATCGTAATCAAGTAATtagtatgaattataatgCTATGAGAGACTTTGATGTATATAATCATCCAGCAATACACAAAAAGCCTTGTATGGCAATATACCttgatttgaaatataatacacctgATGTTGATAAAGTTAATCAAAATGAAGAAGAgagagaagaaaaaaaatttttacctatatttttagtacctgATCGCCGAAGATGTCTGAatgaaatatatgaaataataataaaagtccaGTCATTAAAATTTCGTGATATTGTAGACAATGAAGATGAAGTAAAAGGATCAGACCGAGAATCAAACCTGACTAAAAGTGAAAGTGATGAACATGAAGACTCTGATAAAAGTTCTCTTAATACTATTAGTTCAACTTGCACTCTAAAAGACCAAGCAGCAGGCTCTATTGATGTCTTTAATCGATATCATGAATTAGATGCAAAAAATGgtgaaaagaaaaatcaa gatgaacaagtattaattaatgaaagaAAGCGAAAGTTTGAAGATTTTCCAGAACAAGAAGAGAACCCTACTAAGATACATAAACTGTGGAACTTAATGAAATatccttttaaaaaaattacatcacttaatacttcaataaatgaaaatgaaccAAATATTTCCCAAGATGAAGTCATAGCTGAAACCATAGCTAGAAAAAAGAATTTCTTAGAACCAGACACTGTTTGTGAAAACAAAAGTGATATTGTCAAAGCTGAAGAAATAAACTCTCAAAATAATTCTGAGACAGATGGAGAAAATGAGGATACTTCAACAAATGAGACTTCACAACAattctgtaaaataatgtaa